AGAAATTTATTTCATTGAAAGCTGGGATGCTAGAGATCAAGGTACTGACAAGCTTAGTGTCTGTCAAAGGTCACATTTCTGCTCCTAAGATAGTGCCCTCAACACTCCATTCTCTTAGGGAGGTAACTGCCTGTCACCTGGTGATGGAACAGAAGGTGAGGCCAAGAGACTGGATAgaagcagggaggaagagagtaacaggagaaggagagaggaaaacatcCTCCAAattgcctgtttttttgtttgtttgtttttttaagcacTAAATCCATCCATGAAACTATAAGCTTCATGGCCTAATCACAAGTTGGAGGCTCCACTTCCTAACATAAGTACCTTAGTAACAAAGTCTCACTGACTTTCAGAGGGCACAAATACTCAACCCACAGGGACTAGCCTCCCTTAATTGATAATAGCAATACAGACTAAGACatctttctgggtttttgttaatatttatttttattttgtatgtatgaatgtctGTATGTAGGTTTGTTCACCACATGTGTACCTGATGcttgcagaggccaaaagagggcatcatatcccatagaactgggattacagacagttgtgagttgccatgtaggttctgggaaccagacctaggtcctctgtaagagcagcaagtactcttaactgtggaggcatctctccagtccccaaattaAGACATATTTGATACAGCAATCTTTACTTCAAGgaatttattttatagaaataaatcaTACAACTGGCCAAAGTAATCTGTAGGAAAGATACTTATGGCAACATTCTTTGTAAGAATGGGAAAACTTATGGTTGCTGTCTATAAAAGATGGCTTAAATAAATATGGCTCAGATACAGAATGGAAAGGTCATGCAGATATTAAAAGTATGATGAAGAGACTCTGTAAGCACGGACTCAGAAAGTCATTCTTAAATGATATCTTATATCGAGCTGAGAGCCATCTTCCAGCAACTTGCCAAAATGACGAACACAGAGGGCAAGAGGCGGGGCACTCGCTACATGTTCTCTAGGCCTTTTAGGAAGTCTGAAGTTGTTCCTTTGGCCATGTACATGCGAATCTACAAGAAGGGTGACATTGTAGACATCAAGGGAATGGACACTGTTCAAAAAGGAATGCCCCATAAATGTTACCATGGCAAAACAGGAAGAGTCTACAATGTCACCAAGCATGCCGTGGGCATCATTGTAAACAAGCAAGTTAAGGGCAAGATTCTTGCCAAGAGGATTAATGTGCAGATGAAACACATCAAGCACTCTAAgagcagagacagcttcctgaagcaGGTGAAGGAAAATGACCAGAAGAAGAAGGAAGCCAAGGAGAAGGGCACCTGGGTTCAGCTGAAGCGCCAGCCTGTGCCACCCAGAGAGGCACACTTTGTGAGGACTAAcgggaaggagcctcagctgctGGAGCCCATCTCATATGAATTCATGGCCTaatgtacaaaaagaaataaaagacctgGACCGTAAAgggtttttcttaaaaaaaaaaaaacaaacaaacaaaaggatatTGCTCTGACTGAAGAGAACAAGGGTGACAACATGTGTGTAGTCAGATTTTTGGTGTCTTTCCAGTAGAgggttagaaaataaaattaaatacccCAATCTCTTCCAGTGTGTTCCTTGGGAGACTGGAACGAAATGAAAGCTGTTAAAAAGTGGAGGGTTTTCATTCTTTATCCAATGATAAATAATATTCCACTGATAAGCTTTTCTAAACAAGGGCACATACAAGGAAAGTCccttcaatcctcagaaccctcTTGAGGATAGTGAGTCTGAGGCAGACAAACCCAGTGATAGTTTTGTAACCTGGGATTCTCGTTGGTTTGGGTTATGCATACCCTCTCTTCCATTAACACATCTGCAGCCTCACTTCTTTATCCAAAAGCATTGCATGCACACCCCTGTCTGAACACCGCTTCTAGCAATCTCACCATCCAGAACTGAGAACAATAAGCATCCCAGAGTTCAGCACCCTATGAATTGTGCAAGAAATTATGATGGTCCAGTCCTAAGAGTTTCCAGCTCTTGAATGACCCATCACCACACTTCAGTTACCTACACGGTTTATCCATGGAGAGCAAATCTTCAGTTCACAATCTGTCCACTGGGGATCCCCTCTAGAAGAGACTGATTCCTTAACACTTTTGTCAGCCTCTCCTGAGCCTTTGCCAGGCCTTAGTGACTGGTTTTGCACTTATCTGCATATGGAGAGTTTCTTCCTCTACCCTTCTTCCTGGGTGGTACCTCATTCTCCAACATTAGAGGACAGGAAAGGAAGGTTAGGGAAGACAGTTTGCCAATAGGCTTCAAGTTACTCAGTTGTACTCTTCAGTAGAAAAATCTGGCTGTAGGCATAAGAATTTAGAAAAACGATGTTTTAcagtatggtggtacacacctttagtccctcccagcacttgggaggcagaggcaggcagatcttcttgagttcaaggccaacgctacacagcgaaaccctgtctcaaaaaactaaaaaaataaaaattattggtTTTCCACTGTGCTTTCTCTCACATGATGTTTTATGGAGAGAAATGTGTGGACGGAAGGCCCTACTTAATCCCCAAGCTTCCCACAAGCTTCATCATTTCAGGAATGACATTCAAGAAGTCCTTCTGGGCTCAGAATTCCTCTCCTTGCAGCAGACAGCAGCTGTGGACAGACCCTAGAGGTCTTGGTTCTGTAGGTCAGTTCTGTGAGATAAGTCAGATACTTGTGACTTCCTTGTTCTCAGTTTGAGATGCTGACACACAAAATCTTAGAATTGACCTTCTGCTTCCAGACAAAAGCAGTAGCCTCTACTGACACCCAGAAGCCACTGCAGTGTGTCAGCAGTCTTCTCTAGAAGGTGTTACGCATGATATTCTATTCCGAGAAGCATTGGGCTAGCTAGCAATGATCTCAGTGATTGTCACACTGCATTCTCTTTTCCATCAATAATCTCTAAGACTGCTCACAAGAAATTTCTAATGGACCATGCCTACCTGTTCAACACAGAGAATAGTTTGCTTCTCGTCTGGCTACAGGCTCAACATTTAGCACTCAGGACAGATTTCTGGCATTCTCTAGGCCAGGGATCATCTCATAATCTACataggacagttttttttttcttttggggggacaACAAAGATGTTTGTCTCACTAAGTCTAGAGGCATGAAAAGTTTTTCAAAATAATTGAGTTATTTGCCTTTGCTTTTCAAGAGTTGCACGACAATGCAAGGAAAATGGCATAAGGCAAGATTAGGTAAAAATGAGCACTTGTGTTTAGTTATGGTCATTGCTATTGCAGATGATTTGACAACAAGGAACTGCAAACTGTAGCCTCTGTGCCTGAAAAGAAGACTATCAAAACTCCCATTTCACATACTTCCATAGAAAAGATCTATATGGAGCTCTCTAGGGCAATGCAATGGAAAATGTAGGAAATGCATCGCTTTGGTTATGGtgctgtgtagggagacacctgtACGCAGCCcataggaggcgtggttacggtgtctcacagaaccagagaagaatttggggactgttttgactttcttggctctttccttcaaggtgtacaccatctcacaatcattatttttccaccattgccttttccagcatgcatacatatacaagcgaacatttcttagctaacacttatgtttgagtcccacacagccaatgaagatctgcctgacagcaatccatggatgctctggaaagaaattgggccatacctcctcgatttcactggatccaacttactccatttcaactgacactcctaccagagcttcgagtactgacttcaatcaaattgaagatttcaacctagatcttcaatcaagcaaatcccatctaacatggactggataatCCGTTAGAGACTTtgactatactaacattttcttcccacaggaccccacaaggctaccatcgtcccatttcagcaggaagtaacttggaggatgccaCTCCCCCGTCCCCTCTTATTGTCTATtaggtagtgtaagcctagttaggaataactttcctattgtttagggttgggattggaaggaggtgttcaggtttggacacctctttcaaatgactttaaggtttagctgaaatagacatggttaggatgtgccatagcagattattgtatcttcttgtatttcacctttatgattgttaattttggatgctttacactgttaagttttaatcctcttttagactaaaaggggaattgtagggagacaccgtaaccacacctcctaagggctggctacaggtatgcctgaccacgcctgtcagggcatggtcaaggtgaggtcaggatgatgcaggaTAGGTTCTTAAGGGACAGCGAGCACACGGGaggtcccttctctctggcctccctgctcggctgccctgggcacactctggcttgcatttggctggtatttatctgaataaagatatcttgaccttacaGACTACTATGGATTGTTTTCGTTCTCGTTATAGTGCTGCCTGTCTGAAATGAAGGTGTTGGCAGGCTTGCTTCCCAAGGGAAATGAGCTGGGAAGTGCTCTGCTCTTCCAGGCTGCTGCTGAGTTACTGGCAATCTTTGGCATCTTCTTTGTTTCTGGAACTATCACTCCAGTTTATGCCTTTGACTGCActgctccttcttttctttttcctgtctctctcagtctattttccctccttctccttcccttatCATCTGTCTGTCATCTCTCTCCAGGATCTTTTACATGCCAAACAAGTTCTTTACCACTAAGCAACCTCCCGAAGCCAACTTTCTACTTTTGATAAGGTCATATTGGATTAGAATCCACCCTAATGACCTCATTTTAACTTGATCCCCTCTTTAAAAACCCCATTTCCAAATAAAGTCACATTCTAAGGGTTAAAAGACTGCACTACATGATACTGGAGAAATGGTATAGCAGTTAAGAGAACGTGTTCTTCCAGAATACCCTGGTTCAAGtcctagcaccaacatggtggctcacaacaatcccagtttcagaggatccaatgccctggCTTCCATatcactgcatgcatatggtacacagcaTAACATacaacaacacccccccccccgccagtatatatttttttttttaaaaaagactccaGTACGTGAGTTTCTGGAGGGCCACAATACAACCCATAGCCACACTGAATAATTTAGATAAATCAGAACTGTGTCTGTTCCTGTACCATTGAATATTCTGATGTTTAGAATGAGGTGCATCATATATTGAATCCTCAAACATTTGTTGAACTAATAAATGAATGTGGTTATCCAAGTCTGGTCCTATTGGTAGTGTTCAGATGGGCTTTACATGAAGTGTTGATTTCCCATCACAGATACTTATCCTCAGCTGTGTGAGAACAAGAGATGGTACTGTTAGCAATTTCCAGTCCTTAAGGCGGCCAACTTAATGTCAGCATCTTCTCCCAGGAGCACTTTCAACGGCTATCTTCCCAAGGAGTGAAACTGAGTGGCATTTTTGTCTGTCCCGTACCCGAGTCTGGTGGAGAGGGTGTTGAGCAAGAGATTGATGTGACAGTggagcagagggaagaggaaagaaagctcTCAGAGTTGGCAgccctcagttcctgccttggaaATCCTGTCCTGCCTTTGATTTCTGACGGTGGTGGGGTAGAGTGTCACAAGAGCATCTGCATGCTGCCATCCTTGGGAACGCTGCCCAACCAGACTGGGAAGTTCTCGAAAATGTTTGGGGGACTGGGGGAAAGCCAGTTTTTAGATGTACCCCATCTGGAGGAATTGTAACCCCTTACAAATTGAGCATGGATTAGAAGCCCAAGCAGTAAATCCTGTGTCAGTCCTTTCTATCTCCCCTTAGAATTTTGCCTGCACACAGCGACAGATGGAAGAGATTAATGAGACATGTTATATTCAAGGAGAACCGGGAGCCTCAAATGTGGTTGTAGTGCTCTTGTTGGCAGAGCACTCGGTGGCTCCATGGAAGGTTGCAGTATGCTTTCTGCTGTGGTCACTTGTGGCGGGAGAACCCAAGCCAGGAAGCAAGCTCTCTTGAGACGCCTGTACCCTTAGAACATCCAAACCATACCCCTCAAGTTGTTTCAGAAATGGATGAGTACATCCCAAAACAcgtcacttgtttatttttatgtatttagctGGGCTACGTTTGAAGTGGG
The Cricetulus griseus strain 17A/GY chromosome 1 unlocalized genomic scaffold, alternate assembly CriGri-PICRH-1.0 chr1_1, whole genome shotgun sequence genome window above contains:
- the LOC100755948 gene encoding 60S ribosomal protein L21, translating into MTNTEGKRRGTRYMFSRPFRKSEVVPLAMYMRIYKKGDIVDIKGMDTVQKGMPHKCYHGKTGRVYNVTKHAVGIIVNKQVKGKILAKRINVQMKHIKHSKSRDSFLKQVKENDQKKKEAKEKGTWVQLKRQPVPPREAHFVRTNGKEPQLLEPISYEFMA